CCTGGCCCTTGCTGGAGCTTCTGTGGGAAAATTGCTGTATGCGAACTACGGCATTGGCCCATTGATCTATATTTCATATTGAGAGATTGCAGCAAAGCTCAAACCATTTGGGAGACATCAGAGTGGCAAACCAGTATGTTACTCCTTTTATTCAGATTATAAGGCCTGTATGCTTGTAGTGTGATAGTCTTGAAGGGAGTAGCCTGTTTATCTGCACATGTTGGTATCTGTCGGAGGTTGGCTGGACGCCACTTCCCCTGTTCTCAAAAACCAATTGGAAGTACAGGTCTTTCTGGCATGGGAGCCTCCTGACATGGGATGTCAGAATATGAATGTTGATGCGCCGAGGAGAATGGCATCTGGTGGATTTGGAGCAGGGAAAGTTATTTAATCCAATCTTGTCAGGGGATATTGAAGCAGAAATCTGGGGATACATTTTGGCTTGCAGTTTCCAATTTAGAAGAAAAGCACTAAAAGATGTATTCAGATGGACTTCGCTATTATTCTAAAAATGATGAAGCAAGGTAATGCTTCCGCTGTCACCCCTTTTGAAGTGCAGATTTTTTTTATGCAGCAATTTGAACACTGCACATTACTGCATGTTTATAGAGAGAAGAATGCAGTGGCAGATGGGATAGCAAATGGAGCTATAACACTTATTTGGGAGTCTAAGTTCGACCACGTAAGCTTTCTTATTGCTGTTTTTCCCCTGTAAAGAATCGTGTTTAGATCTtcattgcattttttttatggAATCGTTGCAGGAATCTTACTgcttcatttctttttctttctttgtcgtCTGGAGGTTGTTCTGTTTATCCGCAGATTGCAGATCATGATCAAGGATGTTAATGAGCAGTTGCAGTCTTCTGTCAAGACAAGCGATAGCTTCTTTTTGGAAATTTATCCTATGCGGCTGAGTATGGCGAGAATTGGGTGGGAGGAAattttgctctctctctctctctccccccatcTCTCTCATCACACGACATGTCAGGTGATGAGagacagaaaacgtgagtgttTGAACCCACGATAGCCAAGTTTTTCTCACTAACGAGAGGCTCCGGTTGCTTCGATAGTTACTTGTTCTTTTTTTTACCATAACCAGATTATTAACAATGTGGTTTGGTTTGGTGACAGTTTCTATCTGCCTATGTTATCTTTCCAAAATCAGCAAACCCAACATGTGTTTTTCTTGGAAATGTCTGCAAACTTGGgtctgttttgcaaagaaagtATCCGATGCAGCAAGGAGGATTAGGAATCATAGGAATTGCATTGTAGGaggatgaaaaatgacatgccTCCAAACAACAAATGCAGTGACGTGAATTGGTTGGACTTCAAAGGGATTGGGAGTCAAAAAAGCAATGCTCATTGCATTGCCATTAGCCCTCCATCTCATACCCTCATTGATTGTGTGATGGTTATGTGATTTGGACCAAACCCAACCCATCAATACAAACTACACACCTCAAAATAAAGTGTGGTGTTATTTAGACACTTACTTTTACCTCTCACACTCATCTTAATTTTCGGTTGACTCATCTTAATTTTCGGTTGACTGATTGAATGAAATGAATaagataaaattaataaaggggTGTGAATActgaatagcactatccaaaattaaaagaaaaaaatctagCAATGCTCCATGAATTGAGGAACTTGTTTCGCTTTACTTTTGAACTTTCAATTTGGTTTTGAGTTTCCATAAACTCTCAATTTCCGTCACAAACCAACACCTCCACCTCAATTTTGTTACAATTTTTCGCTAATTTTATCAAATGCAGTGCGCGTGAcaacttttaagaaagtaaATTTACAACGTAATTTAATACACACTTGGAATTTTGATAACTAAGTGATGAGAAAAAAGTAAGAATAAATGAACAAAAAGGACCATCAATTTAACGATGTAACTGAACAAACCATCGTCGAGACACATTGGCATGAATTAAAAGCGCAAAACAATTTTAGAACTAAACAGAAAGTTCAGATGGCAAAATAAAACATGAAGATGGGAAAGTAGTGTCtcatttttcccaaaaaataaaataaaattcggTTTGATTCCCACTTGTCTTTCTTTCGTTTTCAATCATCTTTAAAGAGTAAAAAGACTAAACGTATCtcttttaaggaaaaaaaagactAAACGTAActctaaatttatttatcaCAAACTTATTTGATACTCCTAACCTTTTATTtagggtaaatatcagtttactactctcatgtttcatggttttcaacatttagtacatcaaatttttttcgtctcagagtcatacctaaagtgttaatttgaggacagtctcatacatctgttaatcAAATTGTTAAGTCTGTCATTAACTGATGATATGGCGTTTATGTGGACAATGAatgggcaccacgtgtcattaggGGGGATccacgtggattttttttttttttgagaaggggttaaaaaaaaattcaaaaaaaaaaaatcctttacTGACTTCTTCCTCGGTCACACACACCCACACTAAACCTTTAGATTCAAAGAAACATTTTAGTCTTTCTCTAGCCATCATCATGTGATTCACGAGTAGTAAGAATCAAACTCAAACCAGTCATGTGGAATACGAACTTGAAGTTCACCCTGACCACTTAGCCTCTATGTGATGGTTCCCTTTCTTTCTCGTTTTGTTAAAAGAGAATAATGTTATCTTTCTCCTTTAGCGTTGTGGTACCTCCAAGGTTTAATCACAGCAAAATTCTTATCTTCCTAGTAAAGGAGAATAATATGTGGGACTTTATAAGATTTAAAGTTGAGaacttattctattttattttagggCCATATATTTTATGCATGTATTAGTAATTTAACACATAAATGCAAATTCGAGCTATTTTGAGCTGATTTTACCTCAAACTTTAATAATAGGTCTAATATGATGTCATAACTTTGATTCTAATGGGTCTTTTGATTCTAATAGGTCTTCGTCCAAAATTACATAACACACTCGTTCTCGCTTATTTGTTAATTAGCAAGATATACGATAACATTTATTTGTTGCTCAATCTAACTGAAAGACTAAATTGTAGTCatgatcccttaactttaactcaattggagtaatggtccctcaactaaaaattcattaccattggtccctcaactttacttcaactggagaaatagttccttaactttaacccaattgtagcaatggtcattccaacataactcgttttgacaaaaaatttaatgtagttgacgaaaatgaccataatcaCATACTTTGATGGGTTGAGAGattctaattatataaatgcttattccaacataacttattttgacaaaattttgacgaaattgatgaaaatgactatagctatacattttgataagttgagggaccaatgataatgaatttttagttgagagatcattgctccaatttaattaaagttgaggaatcattactacaatttactctaactGAAATGTTCAAGCCCTAAAGATAATTATGCTTTATGATTATGTTAAGTCAAATGTtcggaaacaaaaagaaaatcaaataactGCAAAGAAAAGTAGAGTTAAAATAAACATGCAAGCTTCTAGAATtggaacttaaaacaaacttatCTATCAAACACAACATTTCGAGCTTAAAAACACGCATTAACAAGGGTTTTATCATTTATCTTAATCTTAATCTTAATCTTAATCTTATTTTGTAGTCAATCTCCTTTTCAATATTCTAAGAGTGAGTTTGCAACTTACTCCACTTTCATTAAGGAGCGTGCAAATCACTCTCCAACTTCTATCAAAAGAATTCCACATCTTTTCACTCCCATCTGTAATTACCTCGCTGATTTGGCGCGTAATTATTACTTAATCCAGAATCACAGAACCATGTTTGacatcaaggtctaaaatatcgatattatcccaatattttcatcgaaattttcgtgtttttggaccacagatattttcgatatcatcgatattttagatctCAATAGGAACTCTATATAGtattaagtcactcatgtatcttaccatacaatgtataaaatgtaaaatattgtactaattcattatatataaatgattatggtttgtttaaacttctttcattaattactacatattttctacactcacaatgttttgccagctcgctatataatcaacttaaatcagttaaatccatcatgcaatgcatttctttccaattttttgtgataaactaatagataattaattaaataaacatctttcaaagtttaataaaaaatttcaagtttttcttacaatttatgtggtttttattcaatttttatcgatatcgataatattccgatatttccttcaaaatttccatgtttttggactaccgatatttccgatatcatcgatattttagaccttgtttGCCACGTAATAAAAGAGGAAGAACAGGCTGATGGGTCACCTTCTCTACCTTGCAAatgcaaaaaaaagaaaaaaaaaagaaaaaaaaaactctctaaaTTCTCATCAAGTCACCATCTTTGTATAACAATCTTTCCACCCTTTTCTAGTTGTAAGTTATTGTTCCCCTTACCACTTTCTAtctcttccttctttctctctcctatgCTGCTTTTGTTCACAAGCTGTACAGCTTGTTTGCGTTCTTCTGGGTTTACTGTTTGCTGAATGTTGAAGCTGAAAGGGTCACAGAAAGTTTGATTCTGTGTGATTTCCGAACTGGGTTTTTGTCTTCGGTTGGATTTGTTTGCATTAAAGGATAAAAGATTGGATTTTGAGCTGCTTTTTGAGGTACTTTTGTTTTATGAGTGATTGTGAATTTTGggtgttttctgtttttttattCAGTGGGTTGAAATTTCGTAGCTTTTGGTTCTGAATTTGGTGTTCTGATTGGCTACAGTGGCTGTGGTGTATATAGAGAGGAAAagttcatgattttttgttcATAAATGTGAGTAGAAGTTTGGATGTTTAGATTGTGATCATGCAAAGGGCTTTGCTTCTGTAAATTTGGATATTGGGATTGCTTTGTTTGCACAAAACCTGTGGATTGTGGAAGATAAGTGCTGTTCTTAGTAAGATTATCGGAGACGAAATATAGGAACCAAGTTGCATTTAAAGCAAGGGTTTTGTATATTTTGCTCAAAAGGGGAAAGGATGCAACGGGTTAGACTGTCCTCCCAACAGGCGCCGGTACACAAGCTGGGGGATTCTCAAATTGCATTATCCCCGAAGTTTAGATTAGCGGTTATCCAGTCTTCGTTGTTGAATCCTTCCCCGGAGTTAGAGCTGTCTCTTGAGGAAACCCCCCTCATTCCTGGCCTTCCTGATGATGTTGCACTTAACTGTCTCCTTCGGGTTCCAGTCGAAGGCCACACAGCAAGCAAGGCTGTCTGCAAGCGTTGGCATCTAATGTTTGGTAGTAAAGAGCGGTTTTTTACTCGAAGAAAAGAACTAGGCTTCAAAGTCCCTTGGCTTTTTGTCTTTGCCTTTCACAAGTGCACTGGAAGGATTCAATGGCAGGTTCTTGATCTCACTAATTTCTCTTGGCACACTATCCCTGCCATGCCTTGCAGAGACAAAGTTTTTCCCCATGGATTCAGATGTGTATCGATGCCCCAAGAAGGAACTCTCTTTATTTGTGGTGGTATGGTCTCTGACGTGGACTGTCCGCTTGACTTGGTCCTGAAATATGAAGTTCAGAAGAATCGGTGGACTGTGATAAATCAGATGATAAGTGCGAGGTCTTTTTTTGCAAGTGGAGTTATTGATGGGAAGATTTATGTGGCTGGAGGAAACAGCTCAGATCTTTTTGAGCTTGACTCAGCCGAGGTTTTGGACCCCGTTAAAGGGAGTTGGCATCCCATAGCTAGCATGGGAGCAAATATGGCCTCTTATGATGCAGCAGTTCTCAACGGAAAGCTTCTTGTTACAGAAGGCTGGTTGTGGCCTTTCTTTGTCTCTCCCAGGGGTCAGGTTTATGATCCGAGAACTAATAATTGGGAGAGCATGGCTGTCGGACTGAGAGAAGGCTGGACAGGTTCAAGTGTGGTGATTTATGGCCATTTGTTTGTGGTCTCGGAGCTTGAAAGGATGAAGCTTAAGGTTTATGATGCCGATACTGATTCCTGGGAACCAATAGAAGGGCCCCCTTTGCCAGAGCAGATCTGTAAACCCTTTGCTGTCAATGCCTGTGATTGCATGATATATGTTGTGGGCAAGAACCTTCATGTTGCTGTGGGTCAAATCTCAAGGGTTAGCCGTAAAGGAACTTGCGAGAAGAAGTGGAGCTTTGGTGTTCGATGGAATGTGGTTGATGCACCGGATTGTTTCTCCGACTTGACGCCCTCAAGTTCGCAGGTCCTGTTTGCTTAGCTTGTCAATCTTTCATTTCATGTTCTGCCACTTTGTATGGTTATATAAAATACCGTAGCTATAAATACCTAATGGACGCGTAAAATGGTTTTGTGTTATTGGAATGTATTCAAGTATACGGTTGTTTTTCCTCTGTTTATATGGCTGTTCATCGTTTgttttctcttcctctcttacCTTGATTTCGCTTTGTGTGTTGCGTATACTATTTTACTCTTGCTTGGATACCCCTGATATTATCCCCATGTTTTCGGATGAACTTGATATACTGTTTATCGCGAGATTAATTTAAATACGCTGCTCCTCTTACTAATGCAGAATGTTTGTCATCTCTCCTTAACTGCATCTTGCCCGTGACCATAGGGTTCGACTGAGCTAGCTACTTTAGCTCCTTATTGTGGTCACATGGTTTGCTTAGATTCCTCCAAACTAAACACCAGGTTTACGTAATCCCTCCATGACTTTCTTAGGTTTGCGACTGTTTTCGTATGCAGTTTTAGTAAACCCTTGGACAAGTTGCTTTCGTGGCATCTTCATCGGATATTTCAGCGCTTTACAGTTAACGGTATTGGCATCTGGATTGCTAAAGAAGCTGCGTGAGCGTCGAAGAAAAGGGTGAAGGTAGGTATAGCCGTCCTTGAACCAAACTTCGAGAGGACCATGCCCTTAACTAAGTTGCAGATTGTTCAATAACTGGGAGTTAATGGAGCATTTGTGGCATTTGTGGTTGAGAAGAGCTGGATTTGGGGTTGAAAAGGACACCAAAACGGAGAGGAACAGCTGGTGGAAACCAGTTAACGTACAGCTTGGAGTCGAAGAGTCCCGTGAGGGAAGAACCTTTTATATCCCTTGTTTTATACGCCTCTCTTTATGTTGCCtctctttatctctctctcatcacGTGACTACTCATGTGATGAGAGAGAGGAAAAGGCGTATGAAACAAGGGATAGGTACGTTTTGTGAATGTCGGTTATTTACTAAAAACAGAGAAGTAGAAGAAACTCGAGAGTCCTACTATACATCATTGTATAGTATACATTGTCTTTTAAGTGACTCAGATTTAC
This genomic interval from Malus domestica chromosome 05, GDT2T_hap1 contains the following:
- the LOC103435150 gene encoding F-box/kelch-repeat protein At1g30090, translating into MQRVRLSSQQAPVHKLGDSQIALSPKFRLAVIQSSLLNPSPELELSLEETPLIPGLPDDVALNCLLRVPVEGHTASKAVCKRWHLMFGSKERFFTRRKELGFKVPWLFVFAFHKCTGRIQWQVLDLTNFSWHTIPAMPCRDKVFPHGFRCVSMPQEGTLFICGGMVSDVDCPLDLVLKYEVQKNRWTVINQMISARSFFASGVIDGKIYVAGGNSSDLFELDSAEVLDPVKGSWHPIASMGANMASYDAAVLNGKLLVTEGWLWPFFVSPRGQVYDPRTNNWESMAVGLREGWTGSSVVIYGHLFVVSELERMKLKVYDADTDSWEPIEGPPLPEQICKPFAVNACDCMIYVVGKNLHVAVGQISRVSRKGTCEKKWSFGVRWNVVDAPDCFSDLTPSSSQVLFA
- the LOC103435149 gene encoding uncharacterized protein isoform X1, yielding MYSDGLRYYSKNDEAREKNAVADGIANGAITLIWESKFDHVVLFIRRLQIMIKDVNEQLQSSVKTSDSFFLEIYPMRLSMARIGWEEILLSLSLSPHLSHHTTCQVMRDRKLSICLCYLSKISKPNMCFSWKCLQTWVCFAKKVSDAARRIRNHRNCIVGG